A section of the Hevea brasiliensis isolate MT/VB/25A 57/8 chromosome 17, ASM3005281v1, whole genome shotgun sequence genome encodes:
- the LOC110645491 gene encoding RNA pseudouridine synthase 7, which yields MHVSPATSGSLTTVGGEMKRKREEENKNGMEIVWQTPANPPEKRDYIFLNGRRHVRPYYFEFISHVKNRWAGKTIVDLFAEEFKGRPYDYYVNAVKCGRIQVDGEMVPVSYMVKPSQKISHFLHRHEPPVMAGEVSILQKDPDVVTICKPASVPVHPCGQYRKNTVVGILQAEHDLFPLFPVHRLDRLVSGLLILARNALKADLFRQEIEAGMVQKQYVAKVIGIFPEDEQVVDVNINYNAREGRSTVEVGDSCGESPTRGKPACTKFTRISTNGTHSIVLCKPITGRTHQIRAHLQYTGHPIANDFLYLSKNATNRSAEGMSADRAARSSSFCLTSPDCCSDKCEENTREDFSIDPVCTNCPNLAPKGYDGYEEGLWLHCVKYSGNGWAYECPYPDWAFLSQ from the exons ATGCATGTATCGCCAGCCACTTCTGGTAGTTTAACAACAGTTGGTGgagaaatgaagagaaagagggaagaAGAAAACAAAAACGGCATGGAGATAGTGTGGCAAACGCCGGCCAACCCACCTGAGAAACGCGATTACATCTTTCTCAACG GGAGGCGGCATGTGAGGCCTTACTACTTCGAGTTCATCTCTCAT GTTAAGAATCGCTGGGCAGGAAAGACCATCGTCGATTTGTTCGCTGAAGAGTTCAAGGGCCGGCCTTATGATTACTAT GTTAATGCTGTCAAATGTGGACGGATACAAGTTGATGGAGAGATGGTGCCCGTTTCATACATGGTTAAACCGTCGCAAAAGATAAGCCACTTCTTACACAG GCATGAACCACCAGTGATGGCTGGGGAAGTTTCTATCCTTCAAAAAGATCCAGATGTTGTAACCATTTGCAAGCCAGCATCTGTTCCT GTGCATCCTTGTGGTCAATATCGTAAGAACACTGTTGTTGGCATTCTTCAGGCTGAACATGATTTATTCCCTCTATTTC CGGTTCATCGATTAGATCGGCTTGTCTCAGGCCTCCTTATATTGGCTAGAAATGCTTTGAAGGCTGACCTTTTCAGGCAAGAG ATTGAAGCTGGGATGGTGCAGAAACAGTATGTTGCGAAGGTCATTGGGATATTTCCAGAGGATGAG CAAGTTGTTGATGTTAACATAAATTATAATGCTCGAGAAGGAAGGAGCACAGTAGAG GTTGGTGATTCTTGCGGTGAATCTCCCACCAGAGGGAAGCCTGCATGTACCAAGTTTACTAGGATCAGCACCAATGGAACTCACAGCATTGTTTTGTGTAAACCTATCACTGGCCGAACTCATCAA ATACGTGCGCATTTGCAGTATACAGGCCATCCCATAGCCAACGACTTTCTTTACCTCTCCAAAAATGCCACCAATCGATCTGCTGAAGGAATGAGTGCTGATAGAGCTGCACGTAGTTCAAGCTTTTGTCTAACATCCCCGGATTGTTGTTCTGATAAATGTGAAGAGAATACCAGAGAAGATTTCAGCATTGATCCAGTGTGTACTAACTGTCCAAATTTGGCTCCAAAAGG GtatgatgggtatgaagagggtttATGGCTCCACTGTGTCAAATACTCCGGAAATGGATGGGCTTATGAATGCCCATATCCGGATTGGGCATTTCTTAGCCAATGA
- the LOC110645492 gene encoding membrane-anchored ubiquitin-fold protein 3 isoform X2 produces MPEEDLVDIKFRLYDGSDIGPFRYSTASTVDMLKQRIVSDWPKGKTVTPKAVNEVKLISSGKILDNSKTVGQCRTPLGEVAGGIIIMHVVVQPSLAKVKTEKKIDNSPRKLVCSCSIL; encoded by the exons ATGCCGGAAGAGGATTtagttgatataaaatttaggcttTACGATGGGTCCGATATCGGGCCGTTCCGGTATTCAACGGCATCGACGGTGGATATGCTTAAGCAAAGAATTGTATCCGATTGGCCTAAAG GTAAAACAGTTACTCCAAAGGCAGTGAATGAAGTGAAATTGATTagctctggtaaaattttagataacAGCAAAACTGTTGGCCAGTGTAGAACACCTTTAGGCGAAGTTGCTGGGGGAATCATCATAATGCATGTTGTTGTACAGCCATCTCTAGCAAAAGTGAAAACAG AAAAGAAGATTGATAATTCTCCCAGGAAACTTGTGTGCTCATGTTCCATTTTATGA
- the LOC110645492 gene encoding uncharacterized protein LOC110645492 isoform X1, giving the protein MGPISGRSGIQRHRRWICLSKELYPIGLKKRRLIILPGNLCAHVPFYEGKYVDIWGNALGTVIVFFEHPMLDVAVFLCTTTRLSKSVDVFIFPPSLFLGLFFQDLKCFAAVTESCIAPLM; this is encoded by the exons ATGGGTCCGATATCGGGCCGTTCCGGTATTCAACGGCATCGACGGTGGATATGCTTAAGCAAAGAATTGTATCCGATTGGCCTAAAG AAAAGAAGATTGATAATTCTCCCAGGAAACTTGTGTGCTCATGTTCCATTTTATGAAGGCAAATATGTCGATATCTGGGGAAATGCTTTAGGTACAGTAATTGTTTTCTTTGAACATCCCATGTTGGATGTTGCAGTATTCTTGTGCACAACTACTCGACTATCAAAAAGTGTTGATGTGTTTATATTTCCTCCTTCCCTCTTCCTTGGTTTGTTTTTTCAAGACCTTAAATGCTTTGCAGCAGTAACAGAAAGCTGTATAGCCCCATTGATGTAA